One genomic segment of Chitinophaga sancti includes these proteins:
- a CDS encoding FecR family protein: MKENKQLIELLEKYQAGTISDDEKAMLESWYNMEAAKKSAPINDVQESLQRIGNRLPLPNKVNIWPRLVAAAVALLFAVRILFFHTISPAGKPLVNHFDTIHPGGNHAVLQLASGRQITLNSQQQGIVVKGEKVLYKDGNEVTNTNIGIQYMQLITPKGGQYQITLPDGTQVWLNSATKLTYPDHFEGEYRQVELDGEAYFAVEKGTQPFIVKSRQQVVQVLGTEFNIMAYADETAIQTALVSGAVKVNETLLKPGFEAHFSPEGIQVAPSNLKVVTAWKNGLFYFKDASLQTVMNQLQRWYDIEVTYQSERKGDEFNGQIPRDKPLGKVLEILKLSGINFKMNGRQLIVY, from the coding sequence ATGAAGGAAAACAAACAACTGATCGAATTACTTGAAAAATATCAGGCAGGTACTATATCTGACGACGAAAAAGCGATGCTGGAATCCTGGTATAATATGGAAGCAGCCAAAAAATCTGCCCCCATCAATGATGTGCAGGAAAGCCTGCAACGAATTGGGAACAGGCTTCCTTTGCCGAATAAGGTTAACATCTGGCCGCGGCTCGTTGCTGCAGCTGTTGCCTTATTGTTTGCAGTCAGGATCTTATTCTTCCATACCATAAGCCCGGCAGGAAAGCCTTTGGTCAACCATTTTGACACTATCCATCCCGGTGGTAATCATGCTGTTCTGCAACTGGCCAGCGGCCGGCAAATAACGCTGAACAGCCAGCAACAGGGCATTGTGGTCAAAGGGGAAAAGGTGCTTTATAAGGATGGAAATGAGGTCACCAACACAAATATTGGTATACAATACATGCAACTGATCACCCCCAAAGGGGGGCAATACCAGATCACCCTGCCGGATGGCACCCAGGTATGGCTTAATTCCGCCACTAAACTGACGTATCCCGACCATTTTGAAGGGGAATACAGGCAGGTGGAACTGGATGGTGAAGCCTACTTCGCTGTTGAAAAAGGCACGCAACCTTTTATTGTAAAGAGCCGGCAACAGGTAGTACAAGTATTAGGTACTGAATTTAATATTATGGCCTATGCAGATGAAACCGCTATCCAGACTGCCCTGGTTTCAGGTGCAGTCAAAGTAAACGAAACGCTGTTAAAACCGGGTTTTGAGGCCCATTTTTCACCTGAAGGCATACAGGTAGCACCATCCAATCTAAAAGTAGTGACAGCCTGGAAAAACGGCCTGTTTTACTTCAAAGATGCCAGTTTACAAACCGTCATGAACCAGCTGCAACGCTGGTACGATATAGAAGTTACTTACCAATCAGAACGGAAAGGAGATGAATTTAATGGACAAATACCGAGGGATAAACCATTGGGGAAGGTTTTGGAGATCTTAAAACTGTCAGGAATCAACTTTAAAATGAATGGCCGGCAATTAATCGTATACTAA
- a CDS encoding SusC/RagA family TonB-linked outer membrane protein encodes MHFNLGAKIFISRKSLCTSVSVILVLIFVSIHAHAQVTISAKNIPLDQAFDQLSNQTGYTFFYNNKDIRKLGKVDVAFKNVSLETALGQLLKGMPLNWHIVDKTVVIRATTPSSAQDTVREISGTVRNRLNEPLPRVSIRVQNEVYQTNNDGEFKIKIGDEDAPISFSFIGYQPAVYKAGQARNGKLNVVLEDTKIGLNEVVVNGYQEIHRDNYTGTAVVVSGEKLKELSPQNLLQGMQMVDPSFKILNNNFNGSNPNSLPVINVRGSSALPTGSDGILRRDNITSSVNLPAFILDGYEVSLEKVFDLDMNRVASVTLLKDAAATAIYGSRAANGVLVITTKVPANGKLQVTYNHETNINGPDLSDYHVLNATQKLQYEQQAGVYDAGQQKVPQDNLDALYYEKLKNVVGGVNTYWLSQPLRTAVGQKHGVYLQGGAENFRYGIDLRYQTRPGVMKGSSRDQYSGGMNFSYNLSNRIKFQNELTITQVKATESPYGSFSDYVKTNPYYRITDDNGNMLRELETWSDRNGTGGAYQYDYVLNPLYNSTLSSFNNNNYNEIIDNFAAEFTIARGLRVRGQMSFTNRQTNGDNFLSPLANEFYFYAASETDQKGSYTSSKTKETYWDGNIRLNYVKQIREHSINLVAGANIRTEFSDYSSFTAIGFPNDRFTSVGFAKGYAEGAHPSSDIERSRLFGDFISTNYSYKDRYLMDATLRTDGSSKFGTDNRLAPFWSLGVGWNLHKEAWFSNPAISQLRLRFTTGLTGSVQFSPYLSRTTYTYDQDNWYSSGIGATVDNYGNKNLGWQKTRSTDFGFDIGLFNDRIFLSPRVYYKLTKDLLADISTAPSTGFGSYKENLGDMENKGIELSMRAVVVQNRNWGINVYANLVHNTNKIVRISNSLEAYNNKVNQEQENNSNYKGVPLLRYKEGQSYDAIYAVRSLGIDPENGKEIFVKQDGTLTYQWDARDVRVVGDATPFAQGSFGGSFHYKKFMMSLNFQTEFGGDMYNQTLVDRVENANPRYNVDSRVFAEKWKQPGDKTFYKSISDWGQTQVSSRFIQPNNVLSLQSIYCSYDLRVIKKMVRLGMTANDILRWSSVEQERGIDYPFARSITFSLQAQF; translated from the coding sequence ATGCATTTTAATCTTGGGGCTAAAATCTTTATTAGCCGGAAATCGCTGTGTACCAGCGTTTCAGTAATCCTGGTACTCATTTTTGTAAGTATTCATGCCCATGCACAGGTCACTATCTCAGCCAAAAACATCCCTCTCGATCAGGCATTCGATCAACTCAGCAATCAGACAGGCTATACTTTTTTTTACAATAACAAGGACATCCGCAAACTCGGAAAAGTAGATGTAGCATTCAAAAATGTAAGCCTGGAAACAGCTTTGGGACAACTGTTAAAAGGCATGCCGCTCAATTGGCATATTGTAGACAAAACGGTCGTGATCAGGGCCACTACACCATCCAGTGCACAGGATACTGTGCGGGAAATATCCGGTACGGTACGAAACCGGCTCAATGAACCACTGCCCCGTGTAAGCATCCGGGTGCAGAATGAAGTATACCAGACCAATAATGATGGGGAATTTAAAATTAAGATTGGGGATGAAGATGCCCCCATCTCCTTTAGCTTTATTGGTTACCAACCTGCCGTATACAAAGCGGGACAGGCCAGAAACGGCAAACTTAATGTTGTACTCGAGGATACCAAAATCGGTCTGAACGAAGTAGTGGTGAACGGGTACCAGGAAATACATCGAGACAACTACACAGGTACTGCTGTTGTGGTAAGCGGTGAAAAACTGAAAGAACTAAGCCCGCAAAACCTGTTGCAGGGTATGCAGATGGTAGATCCTTCCTTTAAAATACTCAATAACAATTTCAATGGTTCTAATCCGAATAGTCTGCCAGTGATCAATGTAAGAGGTTCCTCTGCCCTACCCACCGGTAGCGATGGCATACTCAGAAGGGATAATATCACCAGCTCTGTGAACCTGCCGGCTTTTATCCTGGATGGTTACGAAGTGAGTCTCGAAAAAGTATTTGATCTTGATATGAACCGCGTCGCCTCCGTTACTTTGCTGAAAGATGCGGCAGCTACTGCCATCTATGGTTCCCGCGCTGCGAACGGGGTATTGGTCATTACGACCAAAGTACCTGCCAATGGAAAATTGCAGGTTACCTATAATCATGAAACCAATATAAACGGTCCGGACCTTTCAGACTACCATGTGTTGAATGCGACACAAAAACTACAGTACGAACAACAGGCAGGCGTGTACGATGCCGGTCAGCAAAAAGTACCACAGGATAACCTGGATGCTCTGTATTACGAAAAATTAAAAAATGTAGTAGGCGGCGTAAATACCTATTGGCTCTCGCAACCACTGCGCACAGCCGTTGGCCAGAAGCATGGGGTATACCTGCAGGGTGGTGCGGAGAATTTCAGGTATGGCATCGATCTTCGCTATCAAACCAGACCCGGTGTGATGAAAGGCTCTTCGCGTGATCAGTATTCCGGCGGCATGAATTTCAGCTATAACCTTAGCAATAGAATTAAATTCCAGAATGAGCTGACCATTACACAGGTAAAGGCAACAGAATCACCCTATGGCAGTTTTTCTGATTATGTAAAAACCAACCCTTACTACCGCATTACAGATGATAACGGGAATATGCTCCGGGAACTGGAAACATGGAGTGACCGCAATGGTACAGGAGGCGCTTACCAATATGATTATGTGCTGAATCCATTGTATAACTCCACCCTTAGCAGTTTTAATAATAACAACTATAACGAGATCATTGACAACTTTGCTGCGGAGTTTACAATTGCCAGGGGACTTCGCGTACGTGGTCAGATGAGTTTTACGAACAGACAAACCAATGGCGATAATTTTCTATCTCCGCTGGCCAATGAATTTTATTTCTATGCGGCCTCTGAGACAGATCAGAAAGGTTCCTATACCAGTAGTAAAACAAAAGAAACTTATTGGGATGGAAATATTCGCCTGAACTATGTAAAACAAATCCGCGAACATAGCATCAACCTTGTAGCAGGTGCGAATATCAGGACAGAATTCTCCGACTATTCTTCTTTTACTGCCATAGGCTTTCCCAATGATCGTTTTACGAGCGTAGGTTTCGCCAAAGGGTATGCGGAAGGTGCGCACCCCAGTAGCGATATAGAAAGATCAAGATTATTTGGCGACTTCATCAGCACAAACTATTCTTATAAAGACAGGTACCTGATGGATGCCACTTTACGTACAGACGGATCTTCTAAATTTGGTACGGACAACAGACTTGCGCCTTTCTGGTCGTTGGGTGTAGGCTGGAACCTGCATAAGGAAGCCTGGTTCAGCAATCCTGCTATCAGCCAGTTAAGGCTTCGTTTTACAACCGGTCTTACGGGTTCTGTACAATTCAGTCCTTATCTGTCCCGCACCACCTATACCTATGATCAGGATAACTGGTACTCCTCCGGCATAGGTGCTACCGTCGATAATTACGGCAATAAGAACCTGGGATGGCAAAAAACCCGCAGCACAGATTTCGGGTTTGATATCGGTCTCTTCAATGACAGGATCTTCCTTTCCCCCCGTGTGTACTACAAACTTACAAAGGACCTGTTGGCCGATATCAGTACTGCTCCTTCAACAGGCTTTGGCTCCTACAAGGAAAACCTGGGAGACATGGAGAACAAAGGGATTGAACTCAGTATGCGGGCTGTGGTGGTACAAAACAGGAATTGGGGTATAAACGTCTATGCTAACCTTGTACACAATACCAACAAGATCGTCCGCATTTCCAATTCACTGGAAGCCTATAACAACAAAGTGAACCAGGAACAGGAGAATAACAGCAATTATAAAGGAGTACCATTGCTCCGTTACAAAGAGGGACAATCATATGATGCGATCTATGCCGTACGCTCACTGGGTATTGACCCGGAAAATGGGAAAGAAATATTTGTAAAACAGGATGGTACGCTTACCTACCAATGGGATGCCCGTGATGTAAGGGTAGTTGGCGATGCCACCCCATTTGCACAAGGCTCATTTGGTGGTTCATTTCATTATAAGAAATTCATGATGAGTCTCAACTTCCAGACAGAGTTCGGTGGTGATATGTACAACCAGACACTGGTAGACAGGGTAGAAAATGCCAATCCCCGTTACAATGTAGACAGTCGTGTATTTGCAGAGAAATGGAAGCAACCGGGAGATAAAACATTTTACAAAAGTATTTCAGACTGGGGACAGACACAGGTATCCTCCCGTTTTATTCAGCCAAACAACGTACTGTCTCTGCAATCCATCTATTGCTCTTATGACCTGCGTGTAATAAAAAAAATGGTACGACTGGGAATGACGGCCAATGACATTTTGCGCTGGTCATCAGTAGAGCAGGAAAGAGGGATTGACTATCCCTTTGCGCGCAGCATCACCTTTTCATTACAAGCCCAATTCTGA
- a CDS encoding RagB/SusD family nutrient uptake outer membrane protein → MRLLITTLILALTFTSCKKWLDIQPESEISDEVLYTTEEGFQEALVGVYTKCSQESLYGKELTVGTPEVLAQNYTLTDNDAYYYLKTSNYIYTDADFISRKDNIWQGLYNAIANCNLLLANIDSKQKIFTGNNYALIKGEALALRAYIHFDLLRLFAPVTPSATGIPYVTKYSKDITPMSTVGGVLDSAINDLKRAKELLAIDPIISKAYIVGYPTESDTTLNTEESNPELFLQDRRHRLNYYAVCGTLARVYLYKNDKTNALTNAQEVINSNKFPWTNNTDFLAVDDDKKDRILYKELVFGWYIPSMATVYKNSFFLSSTSGIHLSENAGQIIYETGGAGADDLRYKEWFVSSSGATSNTLNITKYLHNTDNTATDANLHYMMAPAIRLSEMYYIAAECTSNPDYLNTVRTHRGIGSPVTGDLITALLKDGRKEWYAEGQIFYMYKRLNHDIASQNGSSIPASDKIFVLPLPNDEILYGGR, encoded by the coding sequence ATGCGACTACTAATAACAACATTGATACTGGCACTTACATTTACCTCCTGTAAAAAATGGCTGGATATACAACCGGAAAGTGAGATCTCTGACGAGGTTTTATATACAACAGAAGAAGGTTTTCAGGAGGCACTGGTAGGGGTGTATACAAAATGCTCACAGGAATCTCTTTATGGCAAGGAACTCACTGTAGGCACGCCGGAAGTGCTGGCCCAAAACTATACACTTACTGACAATGATGCGTATTATTACCTGAAGACCAGCAACTACATTTACACAGATGCTGACTTCATCAGCAGGAAAGACAATATCTGGCAGGGGTTGTACAATGCCATTGCAAACTGCAATCTGCTGCTGGCCAATATCGATAGTAAACAAAAGATATTTACTGGCAATAACTATGCATTGATCAAAGGGGAAGCACTCGCGCTCAGAGCCTATATTCACTTTGATCTGTTGCGCTTGTTTGCGCCTGTCACACCTTCAGCTACAGGTATTCCTTACGTCACCAAATATTCAAAAGATATCACGCCAATGTCTACAGTAGGTGGTGTACTGGACTCTGCCATTAATGACCTGAAGCGTGCAAAGGAGTTGCTGGCTATAGATCCGATCATCAGCAAGGCTTATATCGTAGGCTATCCTACTGAAAGTGATACTACCCTGAATACAGAAGAAAGCAATCCGGAACTGTTCCTGCAGGACCGCCGTCACCGGTTAAACTACTATGCGGTATGTGGTACATTGGCCAGGGTATACCTTTATAAGAATGATAAAACCAATGCACTTACGAATGCACAGGAAGTTATCAACTCTAATAAATTCCCATGGACAAACAACACTGATTTTCTGGCAGTAGATGATGATAAAAAGGATCGTATCCTTTATAAGGAACTGGTGTTTGGCTGGTACATTCCTTCAATGGCCACGGTCTACAAGAATTCCTTTTTCCTGAGCAGCACCAGTGGTATTCATCTCTCTGAAAATGCAGGTCAAATCATCTATGAAACCGGTGGCGCAGGTGCGGATGATCTTCGTTATAAAGAGTGGTTTGTGTCCAGCAGTGGTGCAACTTCCAATACACTGAACATTACCAAGTATCTCCATAATACAGACAATACAGCCACTGATGCGAACCTGCATTACATGATGGCACCGGCCATTCGCCTGAGTGAGATGTACTACATCGCTGCAGAGTGTACCTCTAATCCCGATTACCTCAATACAGTACGCACCCACAGAGGCATTGGCAGCCCTGTCACAGGCGATCTGATTACTGCGTTATTGAAAGATGGCCGCAAAGAATGGTATGCTGAAGGACAGATCTTTTACATGTACAAAAGATTGAATCACGACATTGCGAGCCAGAACGGTAGCAGTATCCCTGCATCAGACAAAATATTTGTATTACCACTTCCAAACGATGAGATTCTTTATGGCGGAAGATAA
- a CDS encoding DUF4843 domain-containing protein: MKAINIILLMCLLAACKKAEELHYDHAANIHFDLSSGDKDSIVYTFAYTPTLSKDTIWLPVQLAGIQVNQDRTYSAYVETDSSTAQAGVHYEPLKSTYTLRADTGRSSIPVILYNVSDLESESVSLMIKLKATNDLGIEIPTADDGSNLLKAKIVFSAMLEKPNWWDMWLGSYYSRTKHQLFLIVSGVTTLTTNGLDAPRNLYLVNLLTTMLNDPFKWVANNPTKGYVLEASGDDYYFYNNENPARKILLRWNAAAGKYYFIDENGKEVN, translated from the coding sequence ATGAAAGCAATAAATATCATCCTGCTGATGTGCCTATTGGCAGCATGTAAGAAAGCAGAAGAACTACACTACGATCATGCAGCCAATATCCATTTCGATCTGAGCAGCGGGGATAAGGATAGCATTGTATATACCTTTGCCTATACACCTACCCTTTCGAAGGATACGATCTGGTTGCCCGTTCAGTTGGCAGGTATTCAGGTCAATCAGGACAGAACATACAGTGCCTATGTAGAAACAGATTCTTCTACAGCGCAGGCAGGTGTACATTATGAACCTTTGAAATCAACTTACACTCTTCGTGCAGATACAGGCCGGTCATCCATTCCTGTGATCCTCTACAATGTGTCTGATCTGGAAAGTGAATCGGTCTCTTTAATGATCAAGCTTAAAGCTACCAATGATCTCGGCATTGAGATCCCGACTGCCGATGATGGCAGTAATCTCCTGAAAGCGAAGATCGTCTTCTCCGCTATGCTCGAAAAGCCAAACTGGTGGGATATGTGGCTGGGTAGTTACTATTCCCGTACCAAACACCAGCTCTTCCTGATCGTATCTGGTGTAACCACTCTTACCACCAACGGTCTCGATGCACCCCGCAATCTCTACCTGGTCAATCTGCTCACGACTATGCTGAATGATCCATTCAAGTGGGTAGCTAATAATCCGACTAAAGGATATGTATTGGAAGCCAGTGGCGATGACTACTATTTCTATAACAATGAGAATCCTGCGAGGAAGATATTGCTGCGCTGGAATGCAGCGGCGGGTAAATATTATTTCATTGACGAAAACGGCAAGGAGGTAAATTAA
- a CDS encoding PKD-like family lipoprotein yields MKNHLTAIICFLLLTACYKDKGNYDINMPLTPTVSGLDSVYNAVVGDSLIITPKVTIGNNDSLVLEWRISAPESETGFLNFTGPSLRMLFGLQANLYSARLSIYDKNNGIRYFYAFQIQGVTDFTAGTTVLSLDNGVSKLSFITPGGEVKPNIYETVNGHSLPPDPLQLYYMKDQVQGDMALGYWIICKNGGVRLNVSSLQDDPTYPNTLAGNFFSAPDSIVVGSFQQGNRGSLVGVVNDKFYSGYTTTWNQATSFGMFGDYAAGNYNLAPSFISTLINGAYSYIGFDRDKQQFVRISGTPYYYGTQYTTTSTTAFDPTNVGMSLIHMEQINSGDCYAYLKGTDGIVYELKFTVSFTNSPYTFTPVQKRAFIQQSLINEDTKWQAAINGVLYIASGQNVYRYNPLNQEVRTLETAFGENTVSMIKLSDDQDTLIAGAGNSLYYMDISTGKYGVLTKTITGIPGKPVDIAWRP; encoded by the coding sequence ATGAAAAATCATCTGACAGCAATAATATGTTTTCTACTCCTGACGGCGTGTTATAAGGACAAAGGCAATTATGATATAAATATGCCGCTTACGCCTACGGTCAGTGGGTTGGATTCTGTCTACAATGCAGTAGTGGGCGATAGTCTCATCATCACCCCAAAGGTAACCATTGGCAATAATGATTCGCTGGTGCTGGAATGGCGGATCAGTGCACCGGAAAGTGAAACTGGTTTCCTGAATTTCACAGGTCCTTCCTTGCGTATGCTCTTTGGTTTACAGGCCAATTTATATTCGGCCAGGCTTTCTATATACGACAAGAACAATGGTATCAGGTATTTCTATGCATTCCAGATCCAGGGAGTGACGGATTTCACCGCTGGTACGACAGTGCTGAGTCTGGATAATGGGGTTTCGAAACTCTCATTCATTACTCCTGGTGGAGAAGTAAAACCTAATATCTATGAAACCGTGAATGGGCATAGTCTGCCACCGGATCCATTGCAGTTGTATTATATGAAAGATCAGGTACAGGGAGATATGGCGCTGGGCTACTGGATCATATGTAAAAACGGTGGTGTCAGACTGAATGTAAGTAGTCTGCAGGATGATCCGACTTATCCGAATACATTGGCGGGCAATTTCTTTTCTGCACCGGATAGTATTGTAGTGGGATCTTTCCAGCAGGGTAACAGGGGTAGTCTGGTGGGCGTTGTGAACGATAAGTTCTATTCAGGTTATACTACAACCTGGAATCAGGCGACCTCCTTCGGGATGTTCGGTGATTATGCTGCCGGTAATTATAACCTGGCACCTTCCTTTATTTCTACCCTGATCAATGGGGCTTATTCTTATATAGGCTTTGACAGGGATAAGCAACAGTTTGTACGCATCAGCGGTACGCCTTATTATTATGGCACGCAGTATACAACTACCAGTACGACGGCTTTTGATCCTACGAATGTAGGCATGTCACTGATACATATGGAACAGATAAATAGCGGGGATTGCTATGCCTATCTTAAAGGTACTGACGGCATAGTCTACGAATTAAAGTTCACCGTAAGTTTCACGAATAGTCCTTACACCTTTACGCCGGTCCAAAAGCGTGCTTTCATCCAGCAAAGCCTGATCAATGAAGATACCAAATGGCAGGCCGCAATCAATGGGGTACTTTATATCGCATCAGGACAAAATGTATATCGATATAATCCTTTAAATCAGGAAGTACGCACACTGGAAACTGCCTTCGGTGAAAACACTGTGAGTATGATCAAGCTTTCTGACGATCAGGATACGCTCATCGCAGGAGCTGGCAACTCACTCTATTATATGGATATCAGCACAGGTAAATATGGTGTACTGACAAAAACAATTACAGGCATTCCCGGAAAGCCAGTCGATATCGCATGGCGTCCATAA
- a CDS encoding TlpA disulfide reductase family protein, with amino-acid sequence MHKFILFLLLPVIGVAQQKTFNIQGTAPVAKNGCKVYLNYQSEGKLLIDSTVVKNGQFAFKGSVNELSYARMVFDHENKGSYWVLNIGDRLYFYLTNETYKVAVKDSLKKATVTGSPTQKAYAAFLSQIGGGFMNIIDSANQEMSTADTGAIPAIRKKYDSKFAAMREKERKFISAHPDSYFSIVALTDVANRAPMSEVETLYNGLSEKVRTTTPGKEMKSRIVATHTIKVGLAAPEFEQPDVNGKLIKLSDYRGKYVLVDFWASWCHPCREENPNLKKAYGVFKEKGMEVLAVSLDDKQTRNAWIKAIETDGLPWVHVSDLKGWQNEVAVLYGIRAVPQNYLIDPEGKIIAQNLRGPELTTKLAEYIH; translated from the coding sequence ATGCATAAATTCATATTATTCTTGTTGCTACCAGTAATAGGCGTAGCACAACAAAAGACCTTCAATATTCAGGGAACAGCGCCTGTCGCTAAAAATGGCTGTAAGGTGTATCTGAATTATCAATCCGAAGGCAAGTTATTGATAGATTCTACTGTAGTAAAAAATGGGCAGTTTGCATTTAAGGGTAGTGTGAACGAATTGTCTTATGCCCGCATGGTATTTGACCATGAAAACAAGGGCAGCTATTGGGTATTAAATATAGGAGACCGGCTCTATTTTTACCTGACGAATGAAACATATAAAGTGGCGGTAAAGGATTCTCTTAAAAAAGCAACAGTAACCGGGTCACCCACCCAAAAGGCATATGCTGCATTTCTGTCACAAATAGGTGGAGGGTTTATGAATATTATCGATTCTGCCAATCAGGAAATGAGCACAGCGGATACAGGAGCGATTCCCGCCATTCGCAAAAAATACGACAGCAAATTTGCTGCCATGCGTGAGAAAGAGAGAAAATTCATAAGTGCTCATCCTGATTCTTACTTTTCCATCGTTGCGTTGACAGATGTAGCGAACAGAGCCCCCATGAGTGAAGTAGAGACTTTATACAACGGCCTGAGTGAAAAAGTACGTACCACTACTCCCGGCAAGGAGATGAAATCCCGCATAGTAGCCACTCACACTATTAAGGTTGGCCTTGCTGCCCCTGAATTTGAGCAGCCTGATGTAAATGGGAAGCTCATCAAACTCTCCGACTACAGGGGAAAGTATGTACTGGTAGACTTCTGGGCCAGCTGGTGCCACCCATGCAGGGAGGAAAATCCAAATCTTAAAAAGGCGTATGGGGTATTTAAAGAAAAAGGCATGGAAGTGCTGGCAGTTTCACTGGATGACAAGCAAACCCGGAATGCCTGGATCAAAGCGATTGAAACGGATGGCCTGCCATGGGTGCATGTTTCAGATCTGAAAGGCTGGCAGAATGAGGTGGCAGTATTGTATGGCATTCGGGCTGTACCGCAAAACTACCTCATTGATCCTGAAGGCAAAATCATTGCCCAGAACCTGAGAGGTCCGGAACTGACCACCAAACTGGCAGAATATATACATTAG
- a CDS encoding RNA polymerase sigma-70 factor: MAKPDIELALLPDQQLLQLLAAGSQASYTVIYERYSEILFRHAYNMLEDRAEAEDVIQEVFLMLWTKRAGAAGAKSLSGYLYTSVRNRILNHLTHQKVVDKYLDSIRTYMEAGSYTADELLREKELAAVIEREIEAMPPKMREIFLMSREQELSHKSIGELLNISDKTVKQQVYKAVKQLKGRVENFLKVIPIFF; encoded by the coding sequence TTGGCAAAACCTGATATTGAACTAGCATTATTACCAGACCAACAATTGCTACAGCTGCTTGCGGCGGGGAGCCAGGCGAGCTATACCGTTATTTATGAGAGATATAGTGAAATACTGTTCAGGCATGCATATAATATGTTGGAAGACCGGGCTGAGGCAGAGGATGTGATACAGGAAGTGTTTCTCATGCTTTGGACAAAAAGAGCCGGGGCTGCAGGGGCAAAATCACTTTCTGGCTATTTATATACCAGCGTTCGTAATCGGATATTAAATCATCTTACACACCAGAAGGTCGTAGACAAATACCTGGATAGTATTCGAACTTATATGGAAGCAGGCAGTTATACCGCCGATGAATTGCTGCGCGAGAAAGAGCTGGCGGCAGTGATAGAGAGAGAAATAGAGGCGATGCCGCCTAAGATGAGAGAGATATTTTTGATGAGTCGTGAGCAGGAGTTATCACATAAGTCTATCGGAGAGTTGTTGAATATTTCTGATAAAACGGTGAAGCAGCAGGTGTATAAGGCGGTGAAACAATTAAAGGGGAGAGTAGAAAATTTTTTGAAGGTGATTCCTATATTTTTTTAA